A single region of the Rhizobium sp. NLR16a genome encodes:
- a CDS encoding type II and III secretion system protein family protein, which produces MGNSTRRAKLLLTGCLSLAVGATGMAPASFGPLFAVREARAAESLVRISQTGPDAHRRLKLGLNKAVVVDLPEDAHDILVSDPTMADAVTRTSRRIYLFGKKVGQTNIFVFGAGGQEVVNLDIEIERDVSGLETNLRRFIPDSNIKVEIVSDNIVLTGTVRTPQDATQAADLAQVFLKGGEATTRTETASGTGGDSSVALFAEGRQTSQVVNLLQIQGEDQVTLKVTIAEVRREVLKQLGFDNLVSSSSGMTVAQLGTPSADSATATVGGGLAALFKSSIGKYDISTYLNALEQAKVVRTLAEPTLTAISGQAATFNSGGQQLYSTTDNDGNVTVVPFNYGINLAFKPVVLSSGRISLEIKTNVSEPVAGSGNATYQRRSAETSVELPSGGSIALAGLIRDNVSQTMGGTPGVSKIPLLGTLFRQKGFERQETELVIIATPYLVRPVARNQLNRPDDNFSPENDGATFFLNRVNKVYGGREAPVADAQFHGSIGFIYK; this is translated from the coding sequence ATGGGTAATTCAACGCGGCGCGCCAAACTTCTCCTGACAGGCTGCCTTTCGCTGGCAGTCGGCGCGACCGGCATGGCGCCGGCCTCTTTCGGGCCGCTTTTCGCTGTCCGTGAGGCGCGTGCCGCTGAAAGCCTTGTCCGCATCTCGCAGACCGGCCCCGACGCCCATCGCCGGCTGAAGCTCGGGCTGAACAAGGCCGTCGTCGTCGACCTGCCGGAGGATGCCCATGATATCCTGGTCTCCGATCCGACAATGGCCGATGCCGTTACCCGCACTTCCCGGCGCATCTACCTGTTCGGCAAGAAGGTCGGCCAGACGAATATCTTTGTCTTCGGCGCCGGCGGGCAGGAGGTCGTCAATCTCGACATCGAGATCGAGCGCGACGTCTCCGGCCTTGAAACCAATCTCCGCCGTTTCATTCCCGACTCCAACATCAAAGTCGAAATCGTCTCCGACAATATCGTGCTGACCGGCACCGTGCGCACCCCGCAGGATGCGACGCAGGCGGCCGATCTGGCGCAGGTCTTCCTGAAGGGCGGCGAAGCGACGACGAGAACCGAGACGGCCTCCGGCACCGGCGGCGACAGCTCGGTGGCGCTCTTTGCCGAAGGCCGCCAGACGTCGCAGGTCGTCAACCTCCTGCAGATCCAGGGCGAGGACCAGGTCACCCTCAAGGTGACGATCGCCGAGGTTCGCCGCGAGGTGCTGAAGCAGCTCGGCTTCGACAACCTCGTCTCCAGTTCCTCCGGCATGACGGTCGCTCAGCTTGGCACTCCGAGCGCCGACAGCGCCACAGCCACCGTCGGCGGCGGCCTGGCGGCGCTCTTCAAGAGCTCGATCGGCAAATACGATATTTCGACTTATCTCAATGCGCTGGAGCAGGCCAAGGTCGTCAGGACGCTTGCGGAGCCGACGTTGACGGCGATATCCGGCCAGGCGGCAACCTTCAATTCCGGCGGCCAGCAGCTTTATTCGACGACCGACAATGACGGCAACGTCACGGTCGTTCCCTTCAACTACGGCATCAATCTTGCCTTCAAACCGGTCGTGCTGTCGTCTGGACGCATCAGCCTGGAGATCAAGACGAACGTCTCCGAGCCGGTGGCCGGCAGCGGCAACGCCACCTATCAGCGGCGTTCGGCGGAGACCTCGGTGGAACTGCCCTCTGGCGGCTCGATCGCTCTGGCGGGCCTCATCCGCGACAATGTTTCCCAGACGATGGGCGGCACACCCGGCGTCTCCAAGATCCCGCTGCTCGGCACGCTCTTCCGCCAGAAGGGTTTCGAACGTCAGGAAACCGAACTTGTCATCATCGCGACACCCTATCTGGTGCGCCCGGTGGCGCGGAACCAGCTCAACCGGCCGGATGATAATTTCAGCCCTGAGAATGACGGTGCAACCTTCTTCCTCAACCGTGTGAACAAGGTCTATGGCGGCCGCGAGGCGCCCGTGGCCGACGCGCAGTTCCACGGCTCGATCGGGTTCATCTACAAATGA
- the cpaB gene encoding Flp pilus assembly protein CpaB produces the protein MKPARLIILAVAVVAAGLAGLLAMRMAGSGGVVTQVQSVIKKEPTVNILVSSGNLPVGARLDEKSVHWMPWPQGGVVQGFITEADKPDAIKDLQGAVVRLPIFEGEPIRPEKVADSSSRILSSLLPAGKRAVATEISVATGAGGFILPNDRVDVIMVRKGTEANKLITETVLSNVRVLAIDQQIQEKDDGSKTVVGTTATLELTPDQTKVLAVAQQMADRLSLALRSVADAQEQDTSAADYLLSGDNGSAIIQVIKSGSIVTDAGAAPKAE, from the coding sequence ATGAAACCGGCCCGCCTTATAATTCTCGCTGTCGCCGTGGTGGCAGCCGGCCTAGCCGGGCTCCTGGCAATGCGCATGGCCGGCAGCGGTGGCGTCGTCACCCAGGTGCAGTCGGTTATCAAGAAAGAACCCACCGTCAACATCCTCGTTTCGAGCGGCAATCTGCCGGTCGGGGCAAGGCTCGATGAGAAATCGGTGCACTGGATGCCCTGGCCGCAGGGCGGCGTGGTCCAGGGCTTCATCACCGAGGCTGACAAGCCGGACGCGATCAAGGACCTGCAGGGCGCCGTCGTGCGTCTGCCGATCTTCGAAGGCGAGCCGATCCGGCCTGAAAAGGTCGCCGATTCCAGCAGCCGCATCCTGTCCTCGCTGTTGCCGGCCGGCAAACGCGCCGTCGCGACCGAGATCTCCGTGGCAACGGGCGCTGGCGGTTTCATCCTGCCGAACGATCGCGTCGATGTCATCATGGTCCGCAAGGGTACCGAGGCCAACAAGCTGATCACCGAAACCGTGCTGAGCAATGTGCGCGTTCTCGCCATCGACCAGCAGATCCAGGAAAAGGACGATGGTTCGAAGACGGTGGTCGGCACGACCGCAACGCTCGAGCTGACCCCGGACCAGACGAAAGTTCTCGCCGTTGCCCAACAGATGGCTGACCGGCTTTCGCTCGCTCTGCGCTCGGTCGCCGATGCGCAGGAGCAGGATACCAGTGCGGCGGACTATCTGCTGAGCGGCGACAACGGCAGCGCGATCATTCAGGTCATCAAGTCGGGCTCCATCGTGACGGATGCCGGCGCAGCGCCGAAGGCGGAGTAA